Below is a window of Scyliorhinus torazame isolate Kashiwa2021f chromosome 21, sScyTor2.1, whole genome shotgun sequence DNA.
CTAATTATATAATATTTGATGTGTATTTAATAGATTTAAtcatattcatggggtcatggttagtgaacaagccaatTTTGAACGCGTGCAGCCCAATCACTAGGTTGCCTCTCACTGCTTTCATGGTTTCTTCAGTACAATTTTAGGTGCATTATTTCCATTTTCTTTCCCAATCAACAACTGATGTTTGAATGATTCCAGGTCCGAAATTCCGCACACTGCTTGAAATTGGATGTGGTCCCTGTCTTCATTTGGCTCTCACTGCCTCGGGGCATGCGGAGCAAATTGTTGTGTCCGATTTTGCTTCCAACAACCGCCAGGAGATTGAGCTGTGGTTACAAAATGACCCGGGAGCTTTTGACTGGAGCCCAATTGCAAAGTATGTGTGTGAACTGGAAGGCGACAGGTAATTATTGAGAAACTCGGATTTGCTTTGTGAAAAGGTGAAAAAGCTGCCCATTGGTTTAGAGACACAACTCTTCTATAAACTTGAAATATCTTGGGTTTGGTCCCTAACCGGCACTTAATTCCGCGATTTCTTCTGATTTGTCAAAGTATCCAAACAACTCTATTGAATTACAAATTAAATCTGAGCACTTCAGCCAGTAAAAGGACAAGAATGGACCCATTGCAATGAGAGGTCATTCCTGTGATTAGGTTTCATTTGTAATTTGCAGTTAGAGGGCTCAACAGTCAAGTGAGAAAAAGACCAACCTATTTATTTAAAAGAAAGGTGCTTGTAGACCTGGAAAGTTGCTGCCGTCCTGAGTTGCTCAGCATCCTTTTTAAACAGCTTCTCTATAAAGCTCAGGATATAAATAAATATTTTGCTGGAAACCTGATATCAGAGACCGTGATCTCCACAAAGTGAAGGAAACACCCAGACTTATTTTGTTAGGACCTTTTTACTTTACACCATTCTGTATGTTCCCAAATATTGGCCTGGATAAGGCAGCAATCTCTCCATATTTCGGCAGTGCAAGCTGCTCCTGGTCGAGGTTGCTCAATGCTGGCGACATAGACACAAATTTGATGACTGCTAATATCTGATCACCCTGGGGCAAAATACTTCAAATGCCCCTCTCTTTTCCATCTCACATTTCGCCTTGACAGAGTTTCAACTGAGCTCAACTCATTTACAAAGTTTTCTGCTTTTGTCGGTTTGGCTCAGCTGGCGGCCGTCTCACTGCCGAGTCCAAAGCCGGTGGGTTCAGACTGCGCCTCAGAAACATGGGATGGGATTCACCGTCGGCCAACGGCGAAATGGGCGGCGAATACACTTCGACGTTAAAATCGCAGTAGGTGGCGGTTTGACGCCACATCGGGTGAGGTGGGCGGCAGTTTGATGCCAAATCGTGATCCTCCGGCACCCCGTAAATGCGTTTCTCACCCCGCGGTGTTTAAGCACTGTTGGCATATCGTTAGCGGGACTGACGACTCTCAATTCTCTTAGGCCTCCGCGATCCACcgccgccgatgggccgagttcccgatggcacggttcacttgtggtcacagctgtcgggaacctggcgtggcggctgcggactgtgtccagcgtcgccacagttggCTGGGAGCCGTGCTGCTAGCCGGGGGGCTTGCGCGAGGGCTGGTGGGAGTGGCCAGGGGTTGGCCAGGGGGGTAGTATTTTTCAGGTTGGGTCCGCACACGGCCAGCACCATGTTTtactgcgtgaccgctgcaggtcacggACCCGGTCATTCTCCAACCGTTTTTGTTTTCTTTGTCCCCGACAACAGTGTGATCCAAAGTTGATTACAGCCTTTAGTGTTGATCAAATCCTTTGCCCACTGCCTCGGTTAGTAACCTCCACCAGCACTGTACACCTCAGGGATCTCTGTACTCCTtggatccccaattttaattgcgccAACCCAATTGGGCTGCAATGCCGAGTTACTTgtggtgaaattgtccattttggaaggacaaatatgtatgggaatacagggttaacagtagggttcttggcaatgtggaggagcagagcgatcttggggtctatgttcatagatctttgaaagttgccactcaagtggatagagctgtgaagaaggcctatggtgtgctagcgttcattagcagagggattgaatttaagagccgtgaggtgatgatgcagctgtacaaaaccctggtaaggccacatttggagtactgtgtgcagttctggttgcctcattttaggaaggatgtggaagctttggaaaaggtgcaaaggagatttaccaggatgttgcctggaatggagagtaggtcttacgaggaaaggttgagggtgctaggccttttctcattagaacggagaaggatgaggggcaacttgatagaggtttataagatgatcaggagaatagatagagtagacagtcagagactttttccccgggtagaacaaaccattacaagggggcataaattgaaggtgaatggtggaagatataggggggatgtcagaggtaggttctttacccagagagtagtgggggcatggaatgcactgcctgtggaagtagttgagtcggaaacatgagggaccttcaagcggctattggataggtacatggattatggtagaatgatggggtgtagattaatttgttcttaatctaggagaaAAGTTTGgcccaacattgtgggccgaagggcctgttctgtgctgtattttctatgttctatatgcaccactgtaaatacacaaggggttaatgtaaatacacgtagactagctggacactagagggagcaccagagacatgacatacagacattcaaccaataggccagtaagataggacacgaccaatgggcattcacgatacacacagaggtgacactaccacaggggggggattacaccaacccatatataaaggacacagcacacatgatcttcctctttccagtggagacactcagtgagtacagacacagggttgattcaacacatcatacccaccacctggattgtagcagactggttcgtcagtctgagtagctatatcaggattaacagtagagtcgaatccaagaaggagaattgtagatagtttaataaatgtgctaTATCTATCTcctagtctgaaccttcctttgtcagagtgcacatcaaggaagcagcttatgctacgacaaaagCATAACAAAACATTACTGAGGCTGCTGCTCTGGATTTCTTTCCCTGAATCTTTCCACCCGCCCACCTCGCTATCTTCTTTTCAGACTCTTTAGAGCTACCCCTCTTCAACCAGCTTATTGCCATCTTCACTACTCCCCTTTTGTGACACCATGTCAAATCTTATTTGGTAACATTCCTATGAACCCCTTTGTAACATTTCACTGTtaaaaggcactatacaaatgcaacCATTTATTGATGCATGAAAAGACATGATAGGGTAGGCTGGTGTTCATTTTAATGTGCTGCATGAGAAACTCTTTCATAACCACAATCATCACTCTGCTTTTTGCAATGGAGTAGCCCCTTAACTGGGGACTCGTTGGAACAAGCATTATGAAAAATGCTTGATCCGCACAATCAACTCTTCTGATGCAGTATGAATTGAATGTGGTTCTCTGCAACATTCTGTCTCAGACACTGAGCTTGTATCTTTCAGGGAAAAATGGACAGAGAAAGAGAAGAAGCTGAGAGATTCCATCAAACAAGTTTTGAAGTGTGATGTCCATCAAACTAACCCTCTGCATCCAGTGGAATTGGAACCTGCTGATTGTCTGGTGACTTCCTTGTGTCTGGAAGCTGCCTGTAAGGATAAAGCAGCTTACTGCGCTGCTCTTAGAAATGTAACCTCTCTGTTAAAACCAGGCGGGGTGCTCATTCTGATTAGTGTTTTGAACGAGAGCTATTACATCGTTGATGAGCTTAAGTTTTCATGTCTGAAATTTGATCAGGCCTTTTTGGAAAGTGCTATAAAGGAGGCTGGTTATGAGATAGATGGATTTGAAATGTTTGTTGCACCTGACCATGTAAGAAGTGTATCGGACTGTGAGGCTGCAATTCTCCTGGTTGCTCACAAGTGTAAGAATGCTTAATGTTGAAACTGCATTACAGTTGTTGCAAATGTGCGCTGTTCAACACCAACTAAACGCACAAGAATAAAAACACActattaaatcaaatcaaaatacttGTTGGTTATTGCCTTTATTTCATAGTTCACACTTAAGAATCGCAAAGTATTTAAATTCAAAAGAGCTTGATGCAGAGTGACACTTCAATGACGTTCCATAGCATTGTTACACTGTGCTACCTCTTAGATAAGATGGGGACTGAATTTTCACTTTGACGATCGGAAACTAGAGGGAAAGGGACAATCAGAGGCTTTCCAGCCATAGAGGCCCCACCAGGTTGATGTAAATGGTAAGTAATTAAGAGTGTGCTTCAACATGAATAGCAGTTTCCTTCCAATGTTTAATTGCAAAAGGAGCCAAATCACCATTCTGATGGTGTTCTGGGGTGGGATGGCAGGGAATCTCTTTACAAGGCAGCCTTTCATTGTACGAGCACCCAGTGAGCCTGTCTGGAATTCTGCTGTCATTGGCTGCCATCAGGGGCCTGTCTCCAAACAGATTTAATGCACATCCaccctgttattgaaaatatggaaagatgttttgttctatgttctatactgtaggttagatggcttttgttttggtgcaacatcataggctgaagggcctgtactgcgctgtattgttctatgttctatgttctctgtgtcatttgaaacatggaagtctggcaatatttgGTCTGAAAGAAGCACGAGAGAATGTAGGGAacgatcccacgaagggttaacatcagctgcaaagagcaggattataaaatgcaaatTCCTTCTCCCAAACAGAATCTttagtatgaagctaaaaacaatggctcacaccttcattgaaactaaccctcttagtaagcatctggaaaagcatggatgagggtttcagttgagttagagataaatgtaaacctttcaagttataaccaagtggatttttagcatacagccagaagcaatgtttcacaccttcattgaaattaactatcttagtaagcagctggaaaggaaaggatgaggttcagttgaatttggtgacaattctaggtttgaaattctgctaacaccaagtaagttaaagaaaactggagactatcagtccacGAGGAACATAATTTACAGCCaagatcaaagtcaaaattatgagctgaggacacaattggcaaataaaactatagaaatgacaggaaccaaaccaaaattcacacctctattgaaaccaaagcatttttgaatatcacaaaggaactttgaacatcagaaaggaaacaatgtaatcagagatctgagaggcgaggccatgtcaaaatgaatatttagttgtattagaatgtttagatcaaagatatgttttataatccaagtgaaataacagttactttacaataaagtcataaaaacttaatcgctgttagaaagagaatataaacccagagaccagagcaggaactaccagaactcagagagaagaaagaggcggagaagcagagaaggaacaagcagctcagagtcagattacagtcagcttggccatgggaaagggacagggcaaagcagctgagctaaaatagctaatatatctaaggaagaccagaatttaaagaggaggcagagtcagcgcagagacagccagcagagccagctctcacggctcggtacatgggaaagatagaacatagcaaccgagctaaccagcaaatacatctaaagaagaccagactttaagaagattgattgtcaaggtgggcctgaaggtcccttcaaccaaccagaaggatccggaaggggctggtttagctcagtaggctagacagctggtttgtgatgcagaacaaggtcagtagcgctggttcaattcctgtacaagctgagaattctgaatttggggcagcacggtagcattgtggatagcacaattacttcacagctccagggtcccaggttcgattccggcttgggtcactgtctgtgcggagtctgcacatcctccccgtgtgtgcgtgggtttcctccgggtactccggtttcctcccacagtccaaagatgtgcaggttaggtggattggccatgataaattgccctcagtgtccaaaattgcccttagtgttgggtggggttactgggttatggggatcgggtggaggtgttgaccttgggtagggtgctctttccaagagccggtgcagactcgatgggccgaatggcctccttctgcactgtaaattctatgataatctatgagaagcaagatctttttacttttctgtaaagacagtgatagcatcttttaaaagaaaaaatataataataaaataacttaatttaacctgaaacagtggttattccaaagtctactttacttactgagcaatgtgggacccaggatcgatgctagtaAGTGGTAattagatgaaatcttctgtgaacgtatgggttataccgggggataacttgaaaacatagttttacctgaacagcacccaccgaagcctgcataggagtcggggagtgagaatccctgttcaccatttagaatgtcggccctttttggtctagggggacttctaagaatagtggtgagttttcaacaacaaccccctcccccccacaccctccccctccccccacccccacccccaccccccgcaccaccctccccccccacccctggagtATTACaaatgtgacaccattgtttaagaaaggCGCAAAGGATAACCAGGAAATTACAGATCTGTCaccttgacatcaatagtgggaaaactgatggaggccacaaTACGGGGTGAGATAAATGAAAGAGTAAAATAAGTTAATAGCAGACAGCcatcatggctttgtcaagggcaggttatATCTGATAAATTTAATTaagttctttgacgaggtgacatgggcagtggatgaaggtagtgccatggatgttgtatatttaggctttcagaaagcatttgacacagtgccacatggcagactggttagcaaattaaaaatgtttgggattgatgggtccttggcagcatgaatTAGAAGTTGACTAAGAGATAGAAAACAGCGGGTAGCTATAGATggccatttctcagactggagacaagttgaaagtgttgttccccagggctcagtgttgcgaccttttgctttttctgatttatatgaatgatttagaagtgggtgttgagggcaacaTCTctcaatttgcagatgatactatgcTGGGGAGAATAgagaattgtgaggatgatgctgagcgacttcagagggacattgacaagttggccaaatgggcagatacCTGGTAGATGAACttagatgcattttggtaggagaaaCATGggaagacaatataggctcaatgatacaactttgaggggagtacaggagcagagggacatcggggttcaagtgcataattctctgaaggtggccaggtgaATTGAAACAGTTGCTAAGAAGGCGTATAGCATTCTTGGGTTTATAAATCGAggcagagtataaaagcaaggaaggaaTGCTACACCTCGACAAATCATTTtgaggtattgtgttcagttctgggtgccttatttaaggaaggatgttaaagccctggaagaggcagaagagatttactagaatgataccaggaatgaagaATTTTAGCTACAAGGAAAGATTGAAGAAATTGGGATTgttgtccttggagcagagaaggttaaggagcAACCTTATCGAGGGTTTAAAAATTCTGAACAACTTTGACAGGGTAAAgttggatattctgtttccactatttggtatgtcagtgactggagtcacaatttcaagatgatcagcaagagagctaggagtgagatgaggagaaattctttacTCAGCGAGTTGTTGGGGTTTAGAATGTGCTgcgtgggagagtggtggaggtggattccataggaggtttcaaaagggaggtggatatatatttgaaagtgattaatttggagggctggggaatgggactagctaggtcgCTCTGTTGGGAGCCGTGCAGACccgatgcgccaaatggcctccttttgtgatgcaaataacaaacaaacaaaaatttGCCTTTCTCTGGTTTTGAAAATTTCAATTAACCCGACATCCACAACCCTTAGGAGGACGGGATTCCACGTTTTACTATCCGTTGTTTAGAAAAAGTACTTCTTAATTTCACTCCTCATTGGCATGTCTCAAAGTTTGAAATTGCACCTCTTGTCCtggacctccccccccacccccgccgcccccacccctccccagagtAAATGGCTAAATAAGTATCTGCTTTATTGGGATCTCATTTTAAGAACTTCAGTCAGTCCACCTCAGAGGACCTCAATTGTGGGAAACCCCAGAAATGTTCTTCTGTCATTTACCtgagtgggggtgagacacactttGTCACacgctgcactattcctttctgctCAATAGCCAGCTGCAATTTCCTGCCAGTTTCAGTGGAGAAACTAAACAAACTGTCCAGATTACGCCAGAGACTTAAAACTCCCCTCAGCCTCGTGGTTTGGTCACTCCACTACAGGCGCTTGTCACCCCGATTCCTGCCTCAAGTAAAATTTCCggttccaataataataatctttactactgtcacaaggaggcttacattaacactgcaatgaagttactgtaaaaagcccctagtcgccacactccggtgcctgttcgtgtacacagagggagaattcataatgtcaaaatcacctaacaagcacgtctttcggggcttgtggaggaaaccggagcacccgcaagaaacccacatagacacggggagaatgtgtagactccacacagacagtgacccaagccaggaatcgaacctgtgaagcaacagtgttaaccactgtgctacaagcaTCGTGTATGATGTTTCGTTCAACCTCTGGAATCTGCCCAAAGTAGGCTTCAAGAAATATTTTTAATTGGATCCGAAACTATCCGCCACATGTCCTTTAAAACTGAGGCAGAAGATCAGCTACCTTATCCACTGgggttttttaaaaatcaggagcCAGTTCCGGACCCTGTCTCCCCTCAGCATGTTTTAAACACACTCACTGCTACTTTCAATGCTCCAGCCAGTAAAAGGACGGTGATCAGGGAGGTGGGTAACTTCCAGGTGCCAGAGA
It encodes the following:
- the LOC140398228 gene encoding nicotinamide N-methyltransferase-like, giving the protein MESGFTDGDCYEKKFNSRIYLETYYLSPLGNVLEKAFLPFVLTNLVKTFSSGPKFRTLLEIGCGPCLHLALTASGHAEQIVVSDFASNNRQEIELWLQNDPGAFDWSPIAKYVCELEGDREKWTEKEKKLRDSIKQVLKCDVHQTNPLHPVELEPADCLVTSLCLEAACKDKAAYCAALRNVTSLLKPGGVLILISVLNESYYIVDELKFSCLKFDQAFLESAIKEAGYEIDGFEMFVAPDHVRSVSDCEAAILLVAHKCKNA